A region of the Mesotoga infera genome:
TATTCAAGAGTATTCAGCACTTAACAAGGCGATAGAAACGCTTTTTTCCGATTCTCAGAACATCTCCATCGGAAACATCTACAACGGAATGAATATCGTCGAGAACTTCGTCGTTTACTCTCACTCCGCCCTGATCTATCAATCTTCTTGCTTCACTTCTTGATGAAATATTAGCATGAGAAACGAGAAGATCGACAATTGAAATACTCTCTGCGGAAAGTTTTATTTCCGGCATCTCTTCTGGAAGCTCTTTATTTCGGAATATGTTTACAAATTCTCTTTCAGCATTCAGCGCCGTCTCTCTCCCATAGAACTGCGATGTGATCTCAATTCCAAGTGCCAATTTTATATCTCGCGGATTCACTGCCTTATTCAGAAGTTCTTTGTCATATTCCGCAAGTTCGGCATCGCTCTTATCGGTAAGCAGTCTGAAATACTTCATCATCAAAGAATCGGGAATGGACATGACCTTTCCAAACATATCCCTCGGAGAGTCCTCAAAAGCTATGTAGTTGTCGTAACTCTTCGACATTTTGAGTCTACCGTCAGTGCCTTCAATGAGAGGAACGGTGAGAATCGCCTGAGCCTCGAGTCCGTATTCCTCTTGAATCTTTCTACCGACGACGAGATTGAAGAACTGATCGTCGCCGCCAATTTCCACATCTGCCTTAACCACTACGGAATCGTAAGCCTGAGCGAGAGGGTAAAGAAACTCAGATACCCCTATCGGCTCGTTTTCTGAGTATCTCCTTGCGAAGTCATGTCTCTCCAGCATTCTTGCGACAGTGTACTTTGAAGAGAGCCGTATTACATCTTCAAAACTCATAGCATCCAGCCATTCGGAATTAAAACGGATTTCAGTGAGATCTCTGTTTAAAATTTTGAAAGCCTGATTACTATAGGACTCGGCATTTGCTTTGGCCTCCTCCCTGGAAAGCATAGGTCTAGTCTTTGATCTCCCTGACGGATCACCAATTCTGGCAGTGAAATCACCGATAATCAGTACGACTTGATGACCAAACTCTTGGAAGAGTCGGAGTTTCCTCAATACAACGGCATGACCCAAATGAAGATCAGGTCTGGACGGATCCACACCAAGCTTAACCCTTAACGAGCGTTTTTTCTTGAGTTTCTCAAGAAGCTCTTCCTCTGAGATCAGCGAAACATGATTCTTTGAAAGCTCCTTTAGCTGTTCCTCAGGCCCCACCAAATCTACCACCTTAAGCGCCAAATGCTCTGGAAATCACAAATGCAATAAGAATGCTGTTCACCATGAATCCAATAGCAAGACCTAACGTGATCTTTCCCATGGTATCCAGCCCTTTCTTTCGTCCAAACATGGTATGAGAAGCACCGCCTCCAAAAGCTCCACCAAGCTCGGCTGATTTCGACATCTGGAGCATTACAGCAATTCCAAGCCCTACACTTATTGCAATGTGCAGAGAAATAAGTACGTAAGCAAGAACAACCATCAAAAAATACCTCCTGTATCTTCTATCGCTCTTCTGGTATTATACAATATGTGCGGGTTTGTAGCAAATGAGAAGCAGAAGGTAGTTGGTGATTCTTTGAAAGACAAGACGGTCCTGGTTTATCTTCCATTGAAACCGGAAATGGCGAAGGCTAATAATCTTCCAGTGAAGCTGCCTGTACTGGTTGAAGACATGAAGTACATAACAGACAGGGACAGGATAGATCTCGATGTAATCATTAGGGGCCTCGAAGCCCAGAGCAGAATCGAGCGAAATGACTACTACGAATCGTACCTTCTTTACTATTACTTCGAAGCCTTTAAGAGAGCATTAAACTCAGGCAATCATGAAGAAGCGCGACAGTTTCTCGAGAAGGCAGCCAGAGTTCGGAAGGATTACAGATATCACTTCTATCTGGGGCTGTTATTGAGAGAGGAAGAGAAAGTCGAGCTGTCGGAGATTGAGCTTAAGAAATCGGTTGAGATGAACGAAGAGTTCTACATTGGGTACTACGAACTTGGAAGACTTCTACAGATTCAGGAGGATTACGACGATGCAGTTTCCTCATACATGAAGTCTATTGAGAAGTCTGGAGGTCAGTTTCCACTTCCTCTAGTCGCCGCGATTGACTGCTTCATTTCCAAGGGTGAGTATGGAACGGCTCTGGAGATCATTGAAAGAGTGAAGAAGGGATTTCCTCTTCTCACTGATGTGCTCCTGAGAAAGGGTGTTATACTCAATGAACTCCAGAAGTACTCTCTTGCAGAAGAAGCCTTCACCGATTGCATAGGGCTCGAGAATGACTGGAAAAGCTTCTATAATCGCGCCTATTCGAGGGCAAGGCAGGGAAAGTTGTACGCAGCACTTGAAGACTTGAGAACTGCTTATGACCTAAGTAGGAATACGGAAATTCTATACGAAATGGCGATCGCAGAGAAGAACATGGGAATGCTTGAAGATTCCCTTTCTCACTGCGAAAGCTATTACAGCGATACAAAGGACGAGAAGGCTCTCGTATTGAGGGCCAGAATTCTTGACATGTTGGGCGAGTACGACGCTGCTATAGAGACTCTTGATGATACATTGCTCGAGCTAAGAAACACGATTCTGCTGCACAAGTCTCTGACAGAGGGTAAGGTTGTAAGCAATCTCAGCTTTCAGGATGCGATCAATGAGTCTTTCTACAATTATCTGATGGAGAAATATCCGGATTTGCAGTTACTTGAACCCGATTTCCTTGAATCGGGGGTAATCGATGTTGAGAATCTAATGGATCTTCTCTCGGATGCGCATGATGAAAACACTATCCGAAGAGTCTCCGGCTTCTATGAAGGAATGATTCCACGAGAAACAAAGGAAATTACGTTGTCCCAGGTAGGTCTCTTTGCCGAGATGGTTTCTCAGCTAGTTCTCTTCCCTTCTCAGCAAGATTACCTTTCTTACCTCATGGCTTTCATAGTTTCAGGTAACGGAAGGGCCACAGCAATATTCAGAACACTGATTTATCTTCTGAGATGGTCCCTCTCAGGATTTCCTTTCAGGATAGAGTTGTTTGTCGACGAATATCTCGAGGAACTGAAGGATCTTGATTTCGATTTCGCATTGAAAATCGCAAAACTGATTGAGTACGGTGGGACCGACATTGATACACTTCAAGAGGAGATTCGTGCTGATCCCGAAGACGTCACGCTGGCAATCATAAATGCGCTGGATAAGGGAACGATCAGTGAGTTGAAGACCCGAGACGAATCGCTTGACAAGTACATAATCAGACTTTCTGGAATAGGAGGAAAATAATGGACAATATTGACGAATTGCTGAAGAGGTTCTTCAGTGCACTTGAACAGCATACTGACGATGGAATCGATGAAGAGGCGATCGCCCAAATACTTCATAAAGAGTTTGACGGTTCAGAGAGAGAAACGCTGATTACCGTACTTGATTCCTTATTCGGAGAGGTTACGAAAATGGCAGAGAATCCGAAAGACTACTTCTTCAGTAATGAACAAGAGAAACTCGACAAATATCTGGAGGAAAAGGACAGAAAAGTTGATTCTACAGACTAAATAGGTGTATAATCAACCTGTAGGGTTACTTCAGCGCAGAGTATAGCCGGTGTTATGCACCGGTCTTTTTTTGCTAATTCGAAACCAGAGCCTTCGCAACTGTTTTCCACGGAAGGATTGCGCACTTCGCTCTCATCGGATGTTCCTTCAATCCCTCAAAAAAGGCAGCATCGCCAATTTTTGATCCATCATACTCCTCACCACGTATCATTTTCTCAAAGTTCTCAATTGTCGCTGCGGCTTCTTCAAGAGACTTGCCTTCAAGAATCTCTGTCATGACTGACGCAGATGCCTGACTTATCGCGCAGCCTTCACCCTCAAATGCCATAGCAGTGACAACTCCTCTTACAATAATAAGATAAAGAGTAATCGAATCTCCACAAGAAGTGTTCGACCCCTCGACAGTGTGAGTGGAGCCCTCCAGACGTCCTCGATGGGTATTGTTCTTGAAGTGATACATTATGAAGTCGGAATATAGTTGCTCGAAGTTCATAAGAACCAACTCTCTGCCTTTCTAATCCCTTCTATAAGTCTTTCCACATCTTCAACCGTATTATAAAAGTAGAACGACGCTCGACAAGCCGAATTAATGCCAAATGCCTCCATCTGAAGTTGGGCACAATGATGACCGCTCCTGATCGCGACTCCCTGAGTTCTTCCCAGGAATTCGGCCAGATCATGAGAGTGTATTTTCTTGTGAGAAAACAGCAAGATCGCATGACTACCTGTAGGACTGTAAACAGTAACATCGGAGATCTTCTTTAACATCTCTCTAGCGGTTTCTGTAAGATGTGAAACGTAATCATGTATCGCGGACATACCGATCTTGTTGAGGTATCTGCAGGCCGCTGCAAGTGAAACGGCTCCGGAAATGTTCTGTGTTCCGCCTTCCAATCTCGAAACTCCCTCCTTTGCGTAGCTTGAAGTCTCAACACTTACCCTGTCTACCATACCGCCTCCGAATGCAAGTGGCGTGAGATCATCGAGGAGCTCTGACCTGCCAACAAGGCAGCCAATTCCAGTTTCTGCAAGCATTTTGTGCCCGGAGAAGATCAGAAAATCCGCGTTGACCTTCTTGAAATCAAAGCTCTCATGCGGAACCAGTTGAGCTCCGTCAATCACTGTCAAACCGCCAAGAGAGTGGACAAGCTCATTCAAGGCTTCAAAAGGAGTTCTGTAGCCTGTGGCATTGATCAGTCCCCCCAAAGAAAAGACAAACGGCGACTCTATCCCAGTTAGGCTCTCTGCAACTTCTCTCATGGTCAACTCCGCTCCCATTATTGGCAAAGCAACGAACTTGATTCCATTCTTCAGACTGTGATATTGCCACGGAAGGAAGTTACTGTGGTGTTCGAACGTTGGGACCACAAAAGTCTTGTACAGACCGGAAGTAGCCAATGCATTTGCAACAATGTTCAGACTCTCCGTGGAGCCCTTTGTGAAAACTAATTCATCTCTTGCTGCTCCGATGAACCTGGCAACCTCGCATCGACTTGATTCATAAAGAGCTGTCGACTTCTCCGCAAGTGGATAAACGGCTCTATGCACATTCGCGTTTTCACGCTCATAAAACCTATTGACCGCATCAATAACACTTTGAGGCTTTTGAGAGGTCGCTGCATTATCCAGATAGGCTAGTGAGGGATGATGTCTAAAGACCGGGAAGTCCTTTCTTACTTCCTTAATGCTAAAATCGCATGTCTCTTTCAAACTCATCTCTCACCACCTCCGAGTGGTCCGGAAGATCTCATCGATTTCTCTTAAGGTCGGCTCAAAAGCGCCTCGAACGATAATGCTCATCGACTGGTCTCTAGTAAGTCCTCTAGACATAAGATAGAAGAGCTTCTGCCCGTCAACGGATCCCACGGTTGCTGCATGGGAAGCGTCGACTTGATTCTCTCCAACAAGAAGTGAAGGTATTGTGTCAGCCCTTGCTGACTCGGAGAGCATCAGGACGTTGCTGTGCTCGCTTCCCTTCGCTCCTTTCGCTCCTCTCTTAATGTCGATCGTCCCTCTGAAGACGCTCCTGCCGTTGTCAAGGAGCACACCAGATCCCGAGATTCTTCCATCCGATTCAATTGCCCTGTGTCTGACAACATATTGCATATCAAGGACCGTATCGCCTCGCGCAACGAAAAGAGGCTCGAGAGACGCAAGAGCTTTCTCTCCTTCCAGAAGAGCCATGTGAAAAGACGCAGTTGATGTGTTGCCGCAATTTATCTCAAATACCCTGAGCCTAGCGTTTTTCTCTAGAAGATACAGGTTGTTGATGAACCCATGTCCTCTTTCAATCATCCTGTTCAATATCAAAAGCTCCAAAGACGCGCCTTCTTTTATTAGGAACCTGTTGTTCTGAAGAAGCCAGTTTCCCAGACGTTTGCTATCGACTACTACTTTCAAACTCGAATTCTCTCCCAAGACAAACATATTGTTCAAAATTCTTGAATCACGGTTAAATGCGACCGAGTAAGGGTTGTCCAGTGATTTGTTCGGAGGTATAGAAATCATTGATCCTTCGCTAAAGAATATATCTCCTTGAAGAAGAATCTTTCTGTCAAGACCTTCGAAATCCAGCCTATCGAGCAGCTCTACATCATCGCTGTTCATCGAAATCAGCGACCTGACATAAGGATCTGAGCAAGACAAGCTACGCCTGGGAGAGATTTCCGGCAATTTCATTCCGGCTAGCTTCAATCTCTTCCATGAGGGGAAGGCCAGTGTTCTATACTCTGAATACCTGTTACTCATGAAAGCCGACATTGCAGGAGAAGCTGCCTCAGACGAAATCAGAAAATCCCGGTTGTCGTAGTCCTTAATTGACAGTTCCTCTCTTCTAGGTGGTTTAACCATCTCGTAGTTTTCGTGAACGAAGTCCGTTGTCATTTCCATTATTTCCACCTCATCCTATGCTGCTCTCCATTTCCATATCTATCAGTCTATTCAGCTCAACTGCATATTCAACTGGCAGCAGACGAGAAACAGGTTCCATGAACCCTCTTACTATCATCGTTTTGGCTTCCGCTTCGCTTAAACCGCGGCTCATGAGATAGAAGATCTCGTCTTCTCCAAGTCTTCCAATTCTAGCCTCATGCCCTACTTCGGCTGCGTCATTCATCACTTGGATTATCGGAACAGTATCAGCCCTTGACTCATTATCGATCATTAGAGCCGTACACTGAACCGATGACCTTGAGTTCATTGCTCTTGGAGAGATGTCCAAAAGACCTCGATAAAAGGCCCAGCCTCCACCAGCGCTGATGCTTCTGACATCCACCAGTGAACTTGTGTCCGGGGCCAGGTGAAGCACCTTTGATCCTGTATCCATATGCTGACCGGGGCCGGCATACGTAATTCCGAGGTGCTCAGCTCTGGCTCTTCTGCCTCTTAGAACAGATGCGGGATAGAGCATGGTCTTCATGCTTCCCAGAGAACCAGATATCCATTCTATCGTTCCACCTTCCTCGACAACTGCCCTCTTGGTATTCAAGTTGTATGTGTTCTTAGACCAGTTCTGAATCGTAGAGTACCTGACCTTGGCATCCTTCAGAACAAAGATTTCTACCATCCCGACATGAAGATTGAGATCGTTGAATCTCGGAGCAGAACAGCCTTCTATGAACTGAAGATCGGAACCTTCATCTGCAATGATCAACGTGTGCTCAAATTGACCGCTGCTTTCCACGTTCATTCTAAAATATGCCTGAAGAGGAAGCGGGACTTTGACTCCTTTGGGTACATAAACGAATGAACCGCCACTCCAGACGGCTCCATGCAGTGCCGCAAATCTATGATCGGTCGGAGGAACAGCCTTCATGAAGAATCTTTTTACCAGTTCAGGGTATTTTTTGACAGCCGTCTCCATATCGAGGAAGACAATACCTAGCTCTTCGAGCTCTTTCCTTATGTTTTGATACACAATTTCCGAATCAAATTGAGCGCCGACTCCAGCAAGAGATTTCCTCTCCGCCTCGGGAATGCCAAGCCTATCAAAAGTCTCTCTAATCTCCTGTGGAACATCGTCCCAGGACCTCTGCCTTTCAGAATCCGGATCCAGATAAGATATTATTCTGCTCAGATCGAGACTCTCTGTGCTTACTCCGAACCCAGGTTTATTTGAGAGATTGAAAGCCTTGAAAGACTCAAACCGCTTCTGAAGCATCCATTCGGGTTCACTCTTCCTTTTCGACATTTCGATTATCTGGCTCTCCCCGAATCCCCTTTCACTCATGAAACGGTACTTAGTATCTGAAAGAAAGTCAAACTTTGAACTGTCAAGGAAAACCTCTTCTCGCATGATCAGGCCCCCTTTAGTGAGCCAAAGATCCCTTCATAACCATTCTCTTCGACTTCTCCGGCAAGCTCCTTCCCTCCGCTCACTGGAATCGATCCATCGATCAAGACGTGCACATGGTCGGGCTCAACATACTCTAGAAGCCTCTGATAGTGTGTGATCAGCAATACCGAGTTTTCTGAATTTCTGAACCCGTTTATTGACAACGCTATGCTTTTCATAGCGTCAACATCCAGTCCGGAGTCTATTTCGTCAAGAATCGCAAACTTTGGTTTCATGAAATTCATCTGAACAATCTCGGCCTTCTTCTTCTCTCCTCCGGAAAAGCCAACGTTCAGATATCTGTCTATCAGTTCACTTTCTAGACCAAGTTCAACAGATAGTCTGTCAATTTCCTTGCTCATCTTCAGCAGTGGCTCTCGGCTGCCCGTGCTTTGAGAGACTGATAAAAGAAAGCTCCTGAATCTGATACCCGGAATTTCCTGAGGATGCTGAAAGGTCATAAACATTCCCATTCTGGCTCTCTCATCTACAGTTAATCTAGATAAATTCTTATTCATGAATTTCACAGTACCACTAGTGATTTTGTATTTGGGGTTTCCCATCAATACGTTAGCAAGCGTGGATTTTCCACTGCCGTTAGGTCCCATGATAACGTGTAGCTCTCCGTTTCCTATTGTGAGGTTCAAACCTTTCAATATTTCTACGTTATCTTCCGCCAATACTACACGCAAGTTCTTTACTTCGAGAAGAGTCATTTAAATCCCTCCAAACCCGGTACTTATTATCCGAATTATAACATAATCCCGACAATTATTACCGCTAATCATCGCCAATAAGCAGGATTCCGTTTCAAGGATATATAATTGGAGAAATTATGGTATGGAGGTGCTTCGTGCTCTATGTAGTCTTTATAGGTGTCCTCATGGGTCTTGCCAATCTCATTCCAGGCGTAAGCGGTGGCACTATTGCTCTGCTGGGGGGACTATATGAACGGTTTGTGGGTTCAATATCTATGCTGACGGCTCTCAAGATTCGCAGAGAAGAGATACTCTTCTTGATAGAACTTGTTGTCGGCATCGTTATAGGAATCTTTGGGTTCTCTGCTCTTATTGACCTTTCTCTTTCGACCGTCCCTTCACTTATGTACGGGATATTCTCAGGGCTTGTGATAGGGGGTATTCCAGTAGTCTTCAAACGAATTGAGAAACTGGGCATCAGCGCACTGCTTTCCCTGGCGGCAGGAGCCTCGATTGTTATTCTCATATCCCTTCTGAGTCCCGGGGCTGGAGGCGTTGCGCTCACCGACCACGGTCCGATCACTTTGGCCTACGATATTGTAGCAGGCTTCTTTGGAGCTTCAGCCATGGTACTTCCTGGGCTTAGCGGAGCATTTATTCTTCTGGTTATGGGCGAATACACCAGAGCCATTTCCGCAATCAAAAGCTTCGATCTAGTCATAATTGCTTTTATTGGGGCAGGTGTGATCCTGGGGGTGTTATTCGTAAGCAGACTTCTCAAATACTTGATGAAGGAGTTTCGCAGTGAGACTTTTGCCTTCCTTCTGGGCCTAATGATAGGTTCGATACCCGATCTAATCACCAGACCGGGAAAGAATACTGATCTTGTATTGATTGTTACAGGAGTGATTTTGGGAGTCGTTGTTTCTTATCTTCTCACCTTACTTGAAAAAAGAAACAAGACTCAAGTCTAGTTATTTACTATGATTGATTGCAACCCTCTGAAGACGTTTATCATTGTCGAGCAACTCGCCGATTCCTTTGACAACGCATGTCCTTGGGTCCTCAGACACTATCGTTTTTATGCCGGTCTCTTGAATAATTAGGTCCGGCAGACCTCTTATCAGCGAGCCTCCTCCGGTAAGGACAATGCCCGTGTCCATAATGTCTGCAGCGATCTCCGGAGGTGTGTCCTCTAAAATCTGACGAAGATTGAGTACAATGTCCTGAAGAATCTGAGAAATTGCCTCATGCACATCGTCAGAGGTAATTCTAATATTTCCGGGAAGGCCGTTCAGTGCGTCCCTCCCCCGAACCTCAAGCTCATAGCTCTCCAGTGTCGGGAAAGCCTTTCCAATCTTGATTTTCACATCTTCGGCGGTGGAGCTTCCAATCAGGAACTTGTATTTGCGCTTCACAAATTTGATTATTGCCTCGTCCATCGCATCTCCCGCAATTCTTAGAGAACGAGAAACGACAATCCCTCCAAGGCTTATTACAGCTATATCGGAGGTCCCTCCTCCGATATCTACAACCATATTTCCCACGGAATCGAAAATATGAAGTCCTGCTCCAACAGCAGCCACAACTGGTTCAAGTACCAGATATACTCTACTGGCTCCCGCAGCCGTGGTAGCCTCAATGACTGCTCTCCTCTCGACGCTGGTAACCTTAGCCGGAACCCCTACGACAACTGCAGGTCGGGAGAGTGAGAATTTTGTGCGAGTTCTCTTGACCAGCTCTTTCAAAGCCTGTTCGATTATCTGATAATCGGCTATAACCCCGTCTCGAATAGGTCTGACAGCCTTGATGTCCTTTGGGGTCTTCCCGATCATCTCCTTGGCTTCAGATCCAATTGCGATTATCTTCCCAGTCTTCACTTCAACGGCAATGACCGAAGGTTCATCTATGACAATATCTTTACCTTTCTGGAAGACCAAAAGTGAAGCAGTTCCCAAATCGATGCCAAGATCGCCCTTTTTCATAAATTACCTCCCGTGTGACATAAATGGCGTGCTCGGTGGGATTTGAACCCACAGTCTCTGGATCCGGAGTCCAGCGCTCTATCCGTTGAGCCACGAGCACTCAATAACCTGCAGTCCTCTTGAATTCAGATGAGCCATCCCATCGAGCGCTTCACCACAAGCGATTACTATTATATCGTAAGTTGAAAAGTCTATGTCGTCAACGAGGTTTACCGGCTTCAATCCTTTCCTGAAGAATGAAAGGAAGACCTGTGGGTCTTCAACAAACACCCCGGGCGTTTTCTCCAGTGAGTCTATTCCCTTAATTAGCCCAGATTTCGGCTTGAAAAACAACACTCTGCTGCCAGACGGAAGTTCGGGCAAATTCAGGCATTTACTTCTATTGCTGTGGACTTCCCATATCACAGACTTTCCGGAGGACTCATTCCTGAGAATTTTCATTGCGCTGAAAACATCCCTTACTTTCGCGAATTCTATCCCAATCTCAACAGACATTCTTCTCGCACTTTCAGTTGTAAGGGTCTCATCGACAAGCACTACATTGCCAGGAAACATTTTCTTCACTTTCTCCGCAAATGAGACTGCTCTCATAGTAGATTCACTGTATCTGCCCGACATTGAAATTGGTAGACCGATAACCACAGTCTCTATTTCTTTCTCCTTCAA
Encoded here:
- a CDS encoding tyrosine--tRNA ligase, coding for MGPEEQLKELSKNHVSLISEEELLEKLKKKRSLRVKLGVDPSRPDLHLGHAVVLRKLRLFQEFGHQVVLIIGDFTARIGDPSGRSKTRPMLSREEAKANAESYSNQAFKILNRDLTEIRFNSEWLDAMSFEDVIRLSSKYTVARMLERHDFARRYSENEPIGVSEFLYPLAQAYDSVVVKADVEIGGDDQFFNLVVGRKIQEEYGLEAQAILTVPLIEGTDGRLKMSKSYDNYIAFEDSPRDMFGKVMSIPDSLMMKYFRLLTDKSDAELAEYDKELLNKAVNPRDIKLALGIEITSQFYGRETALNAEREFVNIFRNKELPEEMPEIKLSAESISIVDLLVSHANISSRSEARRLIDQGGVRVNDEVLDDIHSVVDVSDGDVLRIGKKRFYRLVKC
- the secG gene encoding preprotein translocase subunit SecG gives rise to the protein MVVLAYVLISLHIAISVGLGIAVMLQMSKSAELGGAFGGGASHTMFGRKKGLDTMGKITLGLAIGFMVNSILIAFVISRAFGA
- a CDS encoding chromosome segregation protein SMC, translated to MDNIDELLKRFFSALEQHTDDGIDEEAIAQILHKEFDGSERETLITVLDSLFGEVTKMAENPKDYFFSNEQEKLDKYLEEKDRKVDSTD
- a CDS encoding SUF system NifU family Fe-S cluster assembly protein, producing the protein MNFEQLYSDFIMYHFKNNTHRGRLEGSTHTVEGSNTSCGDSITLYLIIVRGVVTAMAFEGEGCAISQASASVMTEILEGKSLEEAAATIENFEKMIRGEEYDGSKIGDAAFFEGLKEHPMRAKCAILPWKTVAKALVSN
- a CDS encoding aminotransferase class V-fold PLP-dependent enzyme; the encoded protein is MSLKETCDFSIKEVRKDFPVFRHHPSLAYLDNAATSQKPQSVIDAVNRFYERENANVHRAVYPLAEKSTALYESSRCEVARFIGAARDELVFTKGSTESLNIVANALATSGLYKTFVVPTFEHHSNFLPWQYHSLKNGIKFVALPIMGAELTMREVAESLTGIESPFVFSLGGLINATGYRTPFEALNELVHSLGGLTVIDGAQLVPHESFDFKKVNADFLIFSGHKMLAETGIGCLVGRSELLDDLTPLAFGGGMVDRVSVETSSYAKEGVSRLEGGTQNISGAVSLAAACRYLNKIGMSAIHDYVSHLTETAREMLKKISDVTVYSPTGSHAILLFSHKKIHSHDLAEFLGRTQGVAIRSGHHCAQLQMEAFGINSACRASFYFYNTVEDVERLIEGIRKAESWFL
- a CDS encoding SufD family Fe-S cluster assembly protein, which gives rise to MEMTTDFVHENYEMVKPPRREELSIKDYDNRDFLISSEAASPAMSAFMSNRYSEYRTLAFPSWKRLKLAGMKLPEISPRRSLSCSDPYVRSLISMNSDDVELLDRLDFEGLDRKILLQGDIFFSEGSMISIPPNKSLDNPYSVAFNRDSRILNNMFVLGENSSLKVVVDSKRLGNWLLQNNRFLIKEGASLELLILNRMIERGHGFINNLYLLEKNARLRVFEINCGNTSTASFHMALLEGEKALASLEPLFVARGDTVLDMQYVVRHRAIESDGRISGSGVLLDNGRSVFRGTIDIKRGAKGAKGSEHSNVLMLSESARADTIPSLLVGENQVDASHAATVGSVDGQKLFYLMSRGLTRDQSMSIIVRGAFEPTLREIDEIFRTTRRW
- the sufB gene encoding Fe-S cluster assembly protein SufB; the protein is MREEVFLDSSKFDFLSDTKYRFMSERGFGESQIIEMSKRKSEPEWMLQKRFESFKAFNLSNKPGFGVSTESLDLSRIISYLDPDSERQRSWDDVPQEIRETFDRLGIPEAERKSLAGVGAQFDSEIVYQNIRKELEELGIVFLDMETAVKKYPELVKRFFMKAVPPTDHRFAALHGAVWSGGSFVYVPKGVKVPLPLQAYFRMNVESSGQFEHTLIIADEGSDLQFIEGCSAPRFNDLNLHVGMVEIFVLKDAKVRYSTIQNWSKNTYNLNTKRAVVEEGGTIEWISGSLGSMKTMLYPASVLRGRRARAEHLGITYAGPGQHMDTGSKVLHLAPDTSSLVDVRSISAGGGWAFYRGLLDISPRAMNSRSSVQCTALMIDNESRADTVPIIQVMNDAAEVGHEARIGRLGEDEIFYLMSRGLSEAEAKTMIVRGFMEPVSRLLPVEYAVELNRLIDMEMESSIG
- the sufC gene encoding Fe-S cluster assembly ATPase SufC; the protein is MTLLEVKNLRVVLAEDNVEILKGLNLTIGNGELHVIMGPNGSGKSTLANVLMGNPKYKITSGTVKFMNKNLSRLTVDERARMGMFMTFQHPQEIPGIRFRSFLLSVSQSTGSREPLLKMSKEIDRLSVELGLESELIDRYLNVGFSGGEKKKAEIVQMNFMKPKFAILDEIDSGLDVDAMKSIALSINGFRNSENSVLLITHYQRLLEYVEPDHVHVLIDGSIPVSGGKELAGEVEENGYEGIFGSLKGA
- a CDS encoding DUF368 domain-containing protein, with translation MLYVVFIGVLMGLANLIPGVSGGTIALLGGLYERFVGSISMLTALKIRREEILFLIELVVGIVIGIFGFSALIDLSLSTVPSLMYGIFSGLVIGGIPVVFKRIEKLGISALLSLAAGASIVILISLLSPGAGGVALTDHGPITLAYDIVAGFFGASAMVLPGLSGAFILLVMGEYTRAISAIKSFDLVIIAFIGAGVILGVLFVSRLLKYLMKEFRSETFAFLLGLMIGSIPDLITRPGKNTDLVLIVTGVILGVVVSYLLTLLEKRNKTQV
- a CDS encoding rod shape-determining protein, with translation MKKGDLGIDLGTASLLVFQKGKDIVIDEPSVIAVEVKTGKIIAIGSEAKEMIGKTPKDIKAVRPIRDGVIADYQIIEQALKELVKRTRTKFSLSRPAVVVGVPAKVTSVERRAVIEATTAAGASRVYLVLEPVVAAVGAGLHIFDSVGNMVVDIGGGTSDIAVISLGGIVVSRSLRIAGDAMDEAIIKFVKRKYKFLIGSSTAEDVKIKIGKAFPTLESYELEVRGRDALNGLPGNIRITSDDVHEAISQILQDIVLNLRQILEDTPPEIAADIMDTGIVLTGGGSLIRGLPDLIIQETGIKTIVSEDPRTCVVKGIGELLDNDKRLQRVAINHSK
- the ruvX gene encoding Holliday junction resolvase RuvX, which codes for MIKLGIDFGTSKIGLALQIEGVEIPLYSIDHAGYRKSLPEILKEKEIETVVIGLPISMSGRYSESTMRAVSFAEKVKKMFPGNVVLVDETLTTESARRMSVEIGIEFAKVRDVFSAMKILRNESSGKSVIWEVHSNRSKCLNLPELPSGSRVLFFKPKSGLIKGIDSLEKTPGVFVEDPQVFLSFFRKGLKPVNLVDDIDFSTYDIIVIACGEALDGMAHLNSRGLQVIECSWLNG